In one Clostridia bacterium genomic region, the following are encoded:
- the neuB gene encoding N-acetylneuraminate synthase, whose protein sequence is MKNVSIVGRIIGEGQPTFVIAEAGVNHNADLGLARKLIDAARLAGADCVKFQTFTPERLVSSQAPKADYQRETTGQAESQLEMLRRLALSPEQTGELRDYADSARILFLSTPFDEESVALLHQLGVPAFKVGSGELTNLPLLECIGATHRPVILSTGMAYLSEVEVAVRTLNDGGCPELALLHCVSGYPADPAAVNLRALDTLRSAFGVPVGFSDHTRGIELAVAAVARSAAIIEKHFTINRELPGPDHRMSLDPQELAQMVQAIRTVEASLGDGIKRPTPSECGVRDVARRSIVARQAIAAGTRLERSMLEIKRPGTGLAPKELESVVGRKAARSIDADALISLSDLE, encoded by the coding sequence ATGAAGAATGTATCGATCGTTGGACGTATCATCGGGGAGGGGCAGCCCACCTTTGTAATCGCCGAGGCAGGCGTTAATCACAACGCTGACCTTGGCCTTGCGCGCAAACTCATCGACGCCGCTCGACTCGCAGGCGCGGATTGCGTGAAGTTTCAGACCTTCACTCCGGAGCGCCTCGTTTCGTCGCAAGCGCCGAAGGCGGATTATCAGCGGGAGACCACGGGCCAGGCAGAGTCGCAGCTCGAGATGTTGCGGCGGCTCGCACTCTCGCCTGAGCAGACCGGCGAGTTGCGCGACTACGCCGACTCAGCCCGAATACTTTTCCTTTCCACTCCATTTGACGAGGAGAGCGTTGCGCTGCTCCATCAACTAGGTGTGCCGGCATTTAAAGTCGGGTCCGGCGAACTGACCAACTTGCCTCTGCTTGAATGTATAGGTGCGACGCACCGTCCCGTCATTCTCTCGACGGGGATGGCCTATCTCAGCGAAGTCGAAGTCGCCGTGCGAACGCTGAACGACGGCGGCTGCCCGGAGCTTGCGCTGCTGCACTGTGTCTCCGGTTATCCCGCCGATCCCGCGGCGGTCAACCTGCGCGCGCTCGATACCTTGCGCTCCGCCTTCGGCGTACCTGTGGGTTTTTCTGATCACACGCGCGGAATCGAGTTGGCTGTTGCCGCCGTCGCGCGCAGCGCGGCGATCATCGAGAAGCATTTCACGATCAACAGGGAACTACCCGGCCCGGACCATCGCATGTCGCTCGATCCGCAGGAACTTGCGCAAATGGTCCAGGCCATCCGTACGGTCGAAGCGTCGCTGGGTGACGGCATCAAGCGTCCGACGCCCTCTGAGTGCGGCGTACGCGACGTCGCGCGCCGGAGCATCGTTGCGCGCCAGGCTATCGCCGCCGGTACCCGGCTGGAGCGCTCCATGCTGGAGATCAAGCGGCCGGGGACCGGTCTGGCGCCGAAAGAGCTAGAGTCCGTAGTTGGCCGTAAAGCTGCACGGAGCATTGACGCCGACGCGCTAATCAGTTTGTCCGATCTCGAATAG
- a CDS encoding glycosyltransferase family 4 protein: MNRERTVLVPRFMDSANVNAQNLNAKAMLSRFSCPGLRWSAVHYGAPDSAVERSPNVSLHKLWHRRLWRFDLARFYKRDADAIFYPGPEWFDAAGLALRSFCSRRVPVIATLEGLVGDEQRERELTKAVGHVVICERHPRPVVERIQRILARADLIVAISPFLQKMGTLLYGDKFVTVPLGIDGTIFHSRGRKSGERRRIVSAGTIKSRKRPLAFIELAAQFPQADFVWFGSGPDVELCRAHAAERGIVNVTFAGLRTPAQLADEFRRADLFAMTSFAEGVPKVMQEAAACGLPIVAFGFYEAPSVVDGVNGYVVWDDEQMCARVGEVISNPERSRELGSHGASMAREWDWDQVAPRWEEQVISLLS; the protein is encoded by the coding sequence GTGAATCGCGAGCGAACGGTTCTGGTGCCGCGCTTCATGGATTCCGCGAACGTCAATGCGCAGAACCTGAATGCCAAGGCGATGCTTTCACGTTTCTCCTGCCCCGGCCTGCGATGGTCTGCCGTTCACTATGGCGCACCCGATTCGGCGGTCGAGCGGTCACCGAACGTCTCTCTGCACAAACTCTGGCACCGGCGCTTATGGCGGTTCGACCTCGCCCGCTTCTACAAGCGCGATGCAGATGCGATTTTCTATCCGGGCCCTGAATGGTTCGACGCCGCCGGACTGGCACTTCGTTCCTTCTGTTCGCGTCGCGTCCCTGTCATCGCGACACTGGAAGGTCTGGTGGGCGATGAGCAGCGTGAGCGCGAATTGACCAAGGCTGTTGGTCACGTAGTCATTTGTGAGAGACACCCGCGTCCCGTGGTCGAGCGAATCCAGCGTATCCTTGCGCGCGCCGACCTCATCGTTGCCATAAGCCCGTTCCTGCAGAAGATGGGGACCTTGTTATATGGCGACAAGTTCGTAACTGTTCCTCTGGGCATCGACGGCACCATCTTTCATTCGCGTGGGCGTAAGTCGGGTGAGCGGCGTCGAATCGTCTCTGCGGGTACGATCAAGTCGAGAAAACGGCCACTCGCGTTTATTGAACTTGCCGCGCAGTTTCCGCAAGCTGATTTTGTCTGGTTCGGCAGCGGCCCTGACGTTGAGCTATGTCGAGCGCACGCCGCCGAACGCGGCATCGTGAATGTGACTTTCGCTGGGCTGCGAACCCCTGCGCAACTTGCCGACGAGTTCCGTCGCGCGGATCTTTTCGCCATGACCTCATTCGCGGAAGGTGTCCCCAAGGTGATGCAGGAAGCGGCGGCCTGTGGACTTCCGATCGTCGCCTTCGGATTCTACGAAGCGCCATCCGTTGTCGATGGTGTCAACGGCTACGTGGTGTGGGATGACGAGCAGATGTGCGCGCGGGTCGGTGAAGTCATCTCGAATCCCGAGCGGAGCAGAGAACTCGGTAGCCACGGAGCCAGCATGGCTCGGGAATGGGACTGGGACCAGGTTGCGCCGCGCTGGGAAGAGCAGGTCATCTCATTGCTGTCGTAA
- a CDS encoding acylneuraminate cytidylyltransferase family protein — MLYLLLPGDSGLENTVCLRPLLAIIPARGGSTGFPGKNTHPFAGLPLIAHSIRMAQMTPEVDECIVTTDSEEIAEVARRAGGKVPFMRPADLARDETPIWPVLQHALREMEQRSGVTYGSVLLLQPTNPAREISDVAKALEILAANRNAMGVIAVSEPPFNPRSVCVEERAGYMHKAFPDGQTYARRQDAPKVFRINGVLYLWRRDFVFSVNSNWDAAPHKMLSVPPECAVDIDTPHDLLWGEFLIAQGKLRLPWLQRDEPR; from the coding sequence ATGCTGTACCTACTTCTCCCGGGAGATTCAGGATTGGAGAACACCGTTTGTCTGAGACCTCTGCTGGCTATAATTCCGGCGCGCGGAGGATCAACAGGATTTCCGGGAAAGAACACACACCCGTTCGCGGGTCTGCCGCTCATTGCTCACAGCATCCGAATGGCGCAGATGACACCCGAAGTTGACGAGTGCATCGTCACAACCGATAGCGAAGAGATTGCGGAGGTAGCTCGCCGGGCCGGCGGCAAAGTTCCGTTCATGCGCCCTGCCGACCTGGCACGGGATGAGACGCCGATATGGCCTGTGCTCCAGCACGCGCTTCGCGAAATGGAGCAACGGAGCGGAGTAACCTACGGTTCCGTACTTCTGCTCCAGCCGACGAACCCTGCTAGAGAAATCTCCGACGTTGCGAAAGCGCTCGAAATCCTTGCCGCGAACCGGAACGCAATGGGCGTTATTGCCGTTTCTGAACCGCCGTTCAATCCACGTTCAGTGTGTGTGGAGGAGCGTGCCGGCTACATGCACAAGGCATTCCCCGACGGACAAACGTATGCCCGACGCCAGGATGCGCCCAAAGTTTTCCGCATCAACGGCGTGCTGTATTTGTGGCGGCGCGATTTCGTTTTCAGCGTGAACTCGAACTGGGACGCAGCCCCTCATAAGATGCTCAGTGTCCCGCCGGAATGCGCCGTCGATATCGACACTCCGCACGACCTACTGTGGGGCGAGTTTCTCATTGCGCAAGGCAAGCTCCGCCTTCCATGGTTGCAGCGGGATGAACCCCGATGA
- the neuC gene encoding UDP-N-acetylglucosamine 2-epimerase, which yields MRKIAVVTVGRSDYGIYRPVLRRMAAMTGLDLRILVSGAHLLPEYGDTWRDIERDGFTIGRKIPMLESGKDDPKSVAKAMSAGLAGFAEAYESERPDLVLLLGDRYEMFSAAAAALPFKLPLAHIHGGEVTEGAIDEAMRHSISKMSHLHFVAAEVFCERLMRMGEEPWRITVSGAPGLDNLHELRLLSSEELKSRFGVNADAPFLLITFHPVTLEHEHAGTQFAELLAALEEQTCNLVFTYPNADTDNRAIIAAIQQFIATHRNGKAVQNLGTAGYFSMMSRALAMVGNSSSGILEATSFKLPVVNVGNRQRERLQARNVVNCGTVRGEIAQAIRMATSEEFRRGLAGLVNPYGTGNATEKIVGVLSEVPLDQRLILKRFIDTGAECSHG from the coding sequence ATGCGAAAGATCGCGGTCGTCACTGTCGGGCGTTCGGATTACGGGATTTACAGGCCCGTGCTACGGCGCATGGCTGCCATGACGGGCCTCGATCTGCGGATACTGGTATCCGGGGCGCACCTGCTGCCGGAATACGGTGACACCTGGCGCGACATCGAGCGCGACGGCTTCACCATCGGCCGCAAGATTCCCATGCTTGAGAGCGGTAAGGACGACCCGAAGAGCGTCGCGAAGGCAATGTCGGCGGGGCTGGCTGGTTTTGCCGAGGCCTACGAGAGCGAGCGACCCGATCTCGTTTTGCTGTTGGGCGATCGTTACGAGATGTTTTCCGCCGCAGCCGCGGCGCTTCCCTTCAAGCTCCCACTGGCGCATATACATGGTGGCGAGGTGACGGAGGGGGCAATCGACGAGGCGATGCGCCACTCGATCAGCAAGATGAGCCATCTGCACTTCGTGGCCGCCGAGGTCTTTTGCGAGCGACTGATGCGCATGGGCGAAGAACCGTGGCGGATTACGGTTAGCGGCGCGCCGGGACTGGACAATCTGCATGAGCTGCGCCTGTTGTCATCCGAGGAGTTGAAGAGCAGGTTCGGAGTCAATGCCGACGCCCCTTTCCTTCTCATCACCTTCCATCCGGTCACGTTGGAGCACGAACACGCAGGTACGCAGTTCGCGGAATTGCTGGCGGCGCTCGAAGAGCAAACGTGCAACCTGGTGTTCACGTACCCGAATGCGGACACAGATAATCGCGCCATCATTGCCGCCATTCAACAGTTCATCGCGACTCACAGGAACGGCAAGGCGGTTCAGAACCTTGGCACGGCGGGTTACTTCAGCATGATGTCCCGCGCGCTCGCTATGGTGGGCAACTCGTCCAGCGGAATTCTGGAAGCTACGTCATTCAAGTTGCCGGTTGTGAACGTTGGCAACCGTCAGCGAGAAAGGCTACAGGCGCGCAATGTCGTGAACTGCGGCACCGTTCGCGGCGAGATCGCACAGGCCATACGGATGGCGACGTCGGAGGAGTTCAGGAGAGGACTCGCGGGGCTTGTGAATCCGTATGGCACCGGCAATGCGACAGAAAAGATTGTCGGTGTACTGAGCGAAGTGCCGCTCGACCAGAGGCTGATATTGAAAAGGTTCATTGACACCGGCGCCGAGTGCAGCCATGGATGA
- a CDS encoding nucleotidyltransferase family protein produces MDDVSRCCVSQSATLRQVLECIDRNTKGIALVVDDARRLLATVTDGDMRRAVLGGRNLDSVVGDLVAELAQQGKVHPVVAKTGIELTELIRLMRSHRIRQVPLLDDAGHVVSLAVLDSLLHEAELPPQAVVMAGGYGNRLMPLTSELPKPLLPVGDKPLLERVIEQLRQAGIRKVNVSTHYQSEKIAEHFGNGEAFGVDLQYVTEDRPLGTAGGLSLLQGDDPLLVVNGDILTKLDFRSLVSFHHEQHADMTVAVREFSFDVPYGVVECDSARITRVSEKPKVKLFINAGIYLLSPQVRKYIPNGERFDMTQLIQKLLDAGRSVVSFPVWEYWLDIGRHEDYEQAQQDAKAMGAAR; encoded by the coding sequence ATGGATGACGTCTCGAGATGTTGCGTTTCGCAGTCGGCCACGTTGCGACAGGTACTGGAGTGCATCGACCGCAATACCAAGGGCATAGCCCTCGTCGTGGATGACGCGAGACGCCTCTTGGCAACTGTCACCGACGGCGACATGAGACGCGCCGTGCTCGGCGGACGCAACCTGGACAGCGTCGTAGGCGACCTGGTGGCGGAACTTGCGCAGCAGGGCAAGGTGCATCCGGTGGTTGCCAAGACCGGCATCGAGCTTACCGAACTGATTCGCCTCATGCGTTCGCACCGCATACGGCAAGTTCCGCTGCTCGATGACGCGGGACACGTGGTCAGCCTCGCGGTGCTGGATTCCCTGCTGCACGAAGCAGAACTGCCGCCGCAGGCCGTGGTGATGGCAGGTGGTTATGGAAACCGGTTGATGCCGCTGACGAGCGAACTCCCGAAACCGCTATTGCCGGTGGGGGACAAGCCCCTGCTCGAGCGCGTGATTGAGCAGCTTCGGCAGGCGGGGATTCGCAAGGTGAACGTCAGCACGCATTATCAGTCGGAGAAAATCGCCGAGCACTTCGGCAACGGCGAGGCGTTCGGAGTTGACTTACAGTACGTGACCGAAGATCGTCCGCTGGGTACGGCCGGTGGACTGTCGCTGCTGCAAGGCGACGATCCACTTCTCGTTGTGAATGGCGACATTTTGACGAAACTCGATTTCCGGTCGCTGGTCAGCTTTCACCATGAGCAGCACGCCGATATGACGGTGGCTGTCCGCGAGTTTTCATTTGACGTGCCCTATGGGGTGGTTGAGTGCGACAGCGCACGCATCACCCGCGTATCGGAAAAGCCGAAGGTGAAGCTCTTTATTAACGCCGGTATCTATTTACTTTCGCCGCAAGTGCGCAAGTACATCCCCAACGGCGAGCGCTTCGACATGACGCAACTCATCCAGAAACTGCTCGATGCCGGAAGGTCGGTTGTGAGCTTCCCCGTGTGGGAGTATTGGCTGGACATCGGCCGCCACGAAGATTACGAGCAGGCACAGCAGGACGCAAAAGCAATGGGAGCCGCAAGGTGA
- a CDS encoding SDR family NAD(P)-dependent oxidoreductase produces MNWNNKSVLITGAGGFIGSHLTEKLVEAGARTRALVHYNSTDRWGWLDESACTNDVEVVAGDIREFDSVSKAMRGVEVVFHLAALIAIPYSYESPSSYVHANIEGTLNVLQAALQGNVERMVHTSTSEVYGTAREVPIPETHALQAQSPYSATKIGADKLVESFNLSFGLPLSTVRPFNTYGPRQSARAVIPTIMTQALAGQPIRIGNISPTRDFNYVADTVNGFLANAASPSTVGRVVNLGTGKEISIGDLAKLICSVVGSESEIVEDKTRVRPGNSEVERLCADNRLARELMGWEPQVPLREGLTRTLEWLRGNMDCYRIGSYAV; encoded by the coding sequence GTGAACTGGAACAACAAGAGCGTGCTGATAACAGGCGCCGGTGGATTCATCGGCAGTCATCTGACCGAGAAGTTGGTGGAAGCCGGAGCACGCACGCGTGCACTGGTGCACTACAACAGCACGGACAGATGGGGCTGGCTGGACGAGTCAGCCTGCACGAACGACGTTGAGGTGGTTGCGGGTGACATCCGCGAGTTCGATAGCGTATCGAAGGCCATGCGCGGTGTGGAAGTCGTATTCCACCTGGCGGCGCTGATCGCTATCCCGTACTCCTATGAATCGCCCTCGTCCTACGTTCATGCAAACATTGAAGGCACGCTGAATGTGCTGCAAGCCGCTCTTCAAGGAAACGTCGAGCGCATGGTGCACACCTCCACCAGTGAAGTGTATGGCACTGCGCGCGAAGTGCCGATTCCGGAAACTCACGCGCTGCAAGCCCAGTCTCCCTACTCGGCTACTAAGATCGGCGCTGACAAACTGGTCGAGTCCTTCAATCTCTCGTTTGGATTGCCCCTGAGCACGGTGCGTCCATTCAATACCTATGGTCCTCGCCAGTCGGCGCGCGCGGTGATTCCAACCATCATGACGCAAGCGCTGGCGGGCCAACCGATTCGCATCGGCAACATAAGTCCAACGCGCGACTTCAACTACGTCGCCGACACCGTGAACGGTTTTCTCGCCAATGCCGCATCGCCCTCGACGGTTGGCAGGGTCGTCAATCTCGGCACGGGGAAGGAGATTTCAATTGGCGACCTGGCAAAGTTGATCTGCTCAGTTGTGGGCAGCGAGTCTGAGATCGTCGAGGACAAAACTCGCGTGCGACCCGGCAACAGCGAGGTGGAGCGCCTCTGCGCAGACAATCGCCTTGCTCGCGAACTGATGGGATGGGAGCCACAAGTCCCCTTGCGCGAAGGACTGACACGCACACTGGAGTGGCTGCGCGGAAACATGGATTGCTACCGGATTGGCAGTTATGCAGTGTAG
- a CDS encoding LegC family aminotransferase codes for MNNKSESGYIPLSVPEIGGNEWKYIKDCLDTGWVSSVGSYVIRFESELATYVGAPHAVATCNGTSALHIALLVAGVQPDDEVVMPSLTFIAPANAVRYAGAWPAFVDSERSYWQMDAEGFADFLANACEVTDGVLRNRHTGRRVSAVMPVHILGHPADLDAIMELAQRYGLKVIEDATECLGANYRGRPVGTHGDVGCYSFNGNKIVTTGGGGMLVTANAEWAARARYLTTQAKDDAVEFVHNAVGYNYRLTNVQAAMGCAQLELLQAYIEKKRTIARRYHDELGRVPGVTLMPRASWAEPNWWLYTVLIDPVEYGMSSRELMRLLQAEEIESRPLWQPMHLSPAHSQSYAHGCGTAEWLNERALSLPCSVGLTDEAQERVIRTISAARR; via the coding sequence ATGAATAATAAGAGCGAATCCGGGTACATCCCTCTCAGCGTTCCCGAGATCGGCGGCAACGAGTGGAAGTACATCAAGGATTGCCTCGACACCGGCTGGGTTTCGTCGGTTGGTTCCTATGTGATCCGCTTTGAGAGCGAATTGGCTACCTATGTCGGCGCGCCCCACGCGGTGGCCACCTGCAATGGAACCTCTGCCTTGCACATTGCGTTGCTGGTGGCGGGCGTTCAACCGGATGACGAAGTTGTGATGCCGTCGCTGACCTTCATCGCTCCGGCAAATGCGGTGCGGTACGCAGGGGCATGGCCCGCGTTCGTGGATTCAGAGCGCAGTTATTGGCAGATGGATGCCGAGGGATTCGCAGACTTTCTAGCCAATGCGTGCGAAGTCACGGACGGCGTGCTGCGCAACCGCCACACTGGACGACGCGTGAGCGCCGTGATGCCGGTGCACATCCTGGGGCATCCCGCTGATCTTGATGCCATCATGGAGTTGGCGCAGCGGTACGGCCTCAAGGTGATTGAAGACGCTACGGAATGCCTGGGCGCAAATTACCGCGGACGTCCAGTAGGTACGCATGGTGACGTCGGGTGCTACAGCTTCAACGGCAACAAAATCGTCACTACCGGTGGCGGTGGAATGCTGGTGACCGCCAACGCGGAGTGGGCCGCGCGCGCCAGGTATCTGACGACACAAGCTAAAGATGACGCGGTTGAATTCGTACACAATGCGGTCGGATACAACTACCGCCTCACCAACGTGCAAGCCGCGATGGGCTGCGCGCAACTCGAACTGTTACAAGCTTACATTGAGAAGAAGCGCACAATCGCGCGTCGCTACCACGATGAGTTGGGACGCGTGCCGGGCGTTACGCTCATGCCGCGAGCGAGTTGGGCGGAGCCGAACTGGTGGCTCTACACTGTGCTGATCGATCCAGTCGAGTACGGGATGAGCAGTCGCGAACTGATGCGTCTGCTGCAAGCCGAAGAGATCGAAAGCCGTCCGCTATGGCAGCCCATGCACCTGAGCCCCGCACATTCACAGTCGTACGCACATGGATGCGGGACCGCCGAGTGGTTGAATGAACGCGCCCTGAGCCTGCCCTGCTCCGTCGGACTGACCGACGAGGCGCAAGAACGAGTGATCCGCACCATCAGCGCAGCACGAAGATAA
- a CDS encoding (2Fe-2S) ferredoxin domain-containing protein, with protein MPKFEKHIFVCTNQRSADHPRGSCDPGNTGDLHRKFKAAVAQRGLKATVRANKSGCLDQCEHGPTVVVYPEAVWYGKVTTEDVNEIVESHIVGGCPVARLMLSDECINSAACEHKAKREAKVGK; from the coding sequence ATGCCGAAATTCGAGAAGCACATCTTCGTGTGTACCAACCAGCGCTCAGCCGATCATCCGCGTGGTAGCTGCGATCCAGGGAACACGGGCGATCTGCACCGGAAATTCAAAGCGGCGGTCGCGCAGCGCGGGCTGAAGGCGACGGTGCGTGCGAACAAATCCGGCTGCCTGGATCAGTGCGAACATGGGCCGACGGTCGTCGTGTATCCGGAAGCCGTCTGGTACGGCAAAGTCACGACCGAGGACGTGAACGAGATTGTCGAGTCGCACATCGTCGGCGGCTGCCCGGTCGCACGACTCATGTTGAGCGATGAATGCATCAACAGCGCCGCCTGCGAGCACAAGGCGAAGAGGGAAGCAAAGGTAGGGAAATAG
- a CDS encoding heparan-alpha-glucosaminide N-acetyltransferase domain-containing protein — protein sequence MLTVHNPASGTAGELDLAEVQGGSFRVTKRIDSVDLLRGIVMVIMALDHTRDFLTYLRFPPEDTSQTYGVLFFTRWITHFCAPTFFFLAGTGAFLSASRGKPISGLSTFLWKRGLWFMLLEVTLIAFAWSFVPVLPLGLVIWQLGLCMVCMAAIVRLPLPWIAIFGIATVALHNTLDTLTPAAFGKLGWIWHLVHQPGMIQVAEYKGQPVGFFSMYVLVPWVGVMAAGYAFGAVLRKPTEQRRRLLLLMGGTMTMLFVVLRLANWYGNPPAETTFIPWAAGPFHPQATLEATLISFFNVTKYPPSLQFLLMTLGPAIMALAWFDRFNFKSLAGRFGEKLLVFGRVPFFFYVLHLFAIHLFAIVAALAYHQPVKWLLWGGFLLNPMPSGYGHSLPFIYAAWILIVFALYFPCKWFADVKQRRRDWWLSYM from the coding sequence ATGCTTACCGTTCACAACCCTGCCAGCGGAACCGCAGGAGAGTTAGATCTTGCCGAAGTCCAGGGTGGGTCATTTCGCGTCACGAAGCGCATAGACTCCGTCGATCTTCTGCGTGGAATCGTGATGGTAATCATGGCTCTCGATCACACGCGCGACTTCCTCACCTATCTTCGATTTCCTCCTGAAGACACTTCCCAGACATATGGAGTGCTGTTCTTTACGCGCTGGATTACTCACTTCTGCGCGCCAACGTTCTTTTTTCTTGCGGGGACGGGCGCGTTTCTTTCGGCCTCGCGCGGCAAACCAATCTCCGGGTTATCGACATTTCTTTGGAAACGCGGCCTCTGGTTCATGCTGCTGGAAGTTACGCTGATTGCATTTGCATGGTCCTTTGTCCCCGTGCTGCCGCTCGGACTGGTGATTTGGCAGCTTGGACTTTGCATGGTATGCATGGCCGCCATCGTCCGTCTGCCGCTACCATGGATCGCCATCTTCGGCATAGCCACAGTCGCGCTGCATAATACGCTGGACACGCTGACTCCGGCGGCGTTTGGGAAGCTGGGTTGGATCTGGCACCTTGTTCATCAGCCAGGCATGATTCAGGTCGCCGAGTATAAAGGTCAGCCCGTCGGCTTCTTCTCCATGTATGTGCTCGTGCCGTGGGTAGGCGTCATGGCTGCCGGCTACGCATTTGGCGCCGTGTTGAGAAAGCCAACCGAGCAGCGCCGCCGGTTGCTGCTGCTGATGGGCGGCACCATGACTATGCTGTTCGTTGTGTTGCGTCTGGCGAACTGGTACGGCAACCCACCGGCGGAGACTACATTTATTCCATGGGCAGCCGGACCGTTCCATCCTCAGGCCACCTTGGAAGCAACATTGATTTCGTTTTTCAACGTTACCAAGTACCCGCCCTCGCTTCAGTTTCTGCTGATGACGCTCGGTCCCGCGATCATGGCGCTTGCGTGGTTCGATCGTTTCAACTTCAAGTCGCTGGCCGGGAGGTTCGGAGAGAAACTCCTTGTCTTCGGCCGTGTGCCGTTCTTCTTTTATGTACTGCACCTCTTCGCGATTCACCTCTTCGCCATCGTGGCAGCGCTTGCTTATCATCAGCCCGTAAAGTGGCTTCTATGGGGCGGGTTCCTTCTAAACCCAATGCCCAGCGGCTATGGACACAGCCTGCCCTTCATCTACGCCGCATGGATATTGATCGTCTTCGCGCTGTACTTCCCCTGCAAGTGGTTCGCGGACGTCAAGCAACGACGGCGCGACTGGTGGCTCAGCTACATGTAG
- a CDS encoding class I SAM-dependent methyltransferase, translating into MPTSSQASLGAAFLQWMRESVHYRGLRKTTAYLVSQLREMVVDSLPERRRMRFGDIDFDCDFRVDTTWARLPFKVRLREILSERQYQPTVPYEFQLMMERMEIDFRDFTFIDLGSGKGRALLLASEYPFRRIIGVELQPELHDIAEQNIRAYHSPTQQCHDIQSYAADARDFTLPDEPLVIYLFNPFPEYVIRTVTEIIDRSIRQHPRPVFVIYNTPECGFVLNTARSLRRAITTDTFSIYVARGC; encoded by the coding sequence ATGCCAACGTCGTCGCAAGCAAGTCTGGGGGCAGCATTCCTGCAATGGATGCGCGAGTCCGTGCACTATCGCGGTCTTCGTAAGACGACCGCTTACCTAGTGTCGCAGCTTCGAGAGATGGTTGTTGATAGTCTCCCCGAGCGGCGGCGTATGCGTTTCGGCGACATCGATTTCGACTGCGACTTCCGCGTGGACACTACCTGGGCGCGTCTGCCGTTCAAAGTCCGTCTGCGCGAGATTCTCAGCGAGCGCCAGTACCAGCCCACGGTCCCTTACGAATTCCAATTGATGATGGAACGCATGGAGATCGATTTCCGCGACTTCACCTTCATCGACCTGGGCTCGGGCAAAGGACGCGCGCTGCTGTTGGCATCCGAGTATCCGTTTCGCCGCATCATCGGCGTAGAACTCCAACCTGAGCTGCACGACATAGCCGAGCAGAATATTCGCGCCTACCACTCTCCGACGCAGCAGTGTCACGACATTCAGTCCTATGCGGCCGATGCGCGCGATTTCACCTTGCCGGACGAGCCGCTGGTCATATACCTCTTCAACCCATTCCCTGAATACGTTATTCGCACCGTAACGGAAATTATCGACCGCTCCATACGGCAGCATCCGCGTCCAGTGTTTGTCATCTACAACACTCCAGAATGTGGCTTCGTCCTCAACACTGCCCGCTCACTCCGGCGCGCTATCACGACGGATACGTTCAGCATCTACGTCGCCCGGGGATGCTGA
- a CDS encoding YHS domain-containing protein — protein MAIDPVCGMRVEEENSTITSDYNNRTFHFCSEECKEVFETSPEQYAQNAA, from the coding sequence ATGGCGATTGATCCGGTTTGTGGCATGAGAGTCGAGGAAGAAAATTCGACCATAACGTCTGATTACAACAACAGGACATTCCACTTCTGCTCGGAGGAGTGCAAGGAGGTTTTCGAAACGAGTCCAGAACAGTACGCCCAGAACGCGGCCTGA